A single genomic interval of Gammaproteobacteria bacterium harbors:
- a CDS encoding response regulator transcription factor has protein sequence MKLLLVDDEPLARARLRRLLEERSDCTELREAANGAAAIEANAEFEPDVILLDIRMPGMDGIEAARHLTQGEHPPAIIFCTAFEEYAVAAFESRAVGYLLKPVLRDKLDAALDAARATTRYQMNALARETREQRRFLSARSAAGTHLLPVADVRVLLADQKYVTALYPGGSLLLDESLRELELEFEGQFLRVHRKALVAIHHISGLSRHAGTERVQLDGLDLRVQVSRRHLSAVRTVVAGL, from the coding sequence ATGAAACTGCTGCTGGTCGATGACGAACCGCTCGCCCGGGCGCGGCTGCGGCGCCTGCTGGAGGAGCGCAGCGACTGCACCGAGTTGCGTGAAGCCGCCAATGGTGCCGCGGCGATCGAGGCCAATGCCGAGTTTGAGCCCGATGTGATATTGCTCGATATCCGTATGCCGGGCATGGATGGTATCGAGGCCGCACGGCACCTGACGCAGGGCGAGCACCCGCCCGCGATCATATTCTGCACCGCGTTCGAGGAGTACGCGGTGGCAGCTTTCGAGAGCCGAGCGGTCGGTTACCTGCTGAAACCGGTGCTGCGTGACAAACTCGACGCGGCACTCGATGCGGCGCGCGCAACCACCCGCTACCAGATGAACGCGCTGGCGCGCGAGACCCGCGAACAGCGGCGCTTCCTCAGCGCGCGCTCCGCTGCCGGGACCCATCTGTTGCCGGTTGCCGATGTCCGGGTGTTGCTGGCCGACCAGAAATACGTCACCGCGCTGTATCCCGGTGGCAGCCTGTTGCTCGACGAGAGCCTGCGCGAGCTCGAGCTGGAGTTCGAGGGCCAGTTTCTGCGGGTACACCGCAAGGCGCTGGTTGCAATCCATCATATCAGTGGGCTGAGCCGCCATGCGGGCACCGAGCGGGTGCAACTCGATGGCCTGGACCTGCGAGTGCAGGTCAGCCGGCGTCATCTGAGCGCAGTGCGCACGGTGGTCGCGGGACTCTAG
- the hemC gene encoding hydroxymethylbilane synthase: protein MSARILRIATRKSQLALWQAEHVRARLEAAHPGIGVELVPLSTQGDRILDVPLAKIGGKGLFVKELETALLEGRADLAVHSMKDVPMDFPPQLGLGAILGREDPHDAFVSNRFAALEALPVGARVGTSSLRRQCQLRALRPDLRILDLRGNVNTRLARLDDGHYDAIVLAAAGLLRLGMRARIRALLSEVQSLPAVGQGAIGIEIRSDDAELRALLTPLHDEDSAVCVRAERALNHRLQGGCQVPIAGFAEIDSLAATLRLRALVGKIDGSEIVRGEISGARADAETLGATLADELLGRGAARILGELAQAH from the coding sequence ATGAGCGCCAGGATTCTCCGCATCGCAACCCGCAAGAGCCAGCTTGCCCTGTGGCAGGCGGAGCACGTCCGCGCCCGCCTGGAGGCGGCGCATCCGGGCATTGGCGTGGAGCTGGTGCCGCTCTCCACGCAGGGTGACCGCATCCTCGATGTACCGCTGGCAAAAATCGGTGGCAAGGGCCTGTTCGTCAAGGAGCTCGAAACCGCGCTGCTCGAGGGCCGCGCGGACCTGGCGGTGCACTCGATGAAGGATGTACCGATGGATTTTCCGCCGCAGCTCGGTCTCGGCGCGATACTCGGGCGCGAAGATCCTCACGATGCTTTCGTGTCGAATCGTTTTGCCGCGCTCGAGGCGCTGCCCGTGGGGGCGCGGGTCGGCACCTCGAGTCTGCGCCGGCAATGCCAGTTGCGCGCGCTGCGGCCGGATCTGCGGATTCTCGATCTGCGTGGCAATGTCAACACCCGTCTGGCACGGCTCGATGACGGACACTACGATGCCATCGTGCTCGCGGCGGCGGGTCTGCTGCGGCTCGGGATGCGCGCGCGCATCCGTGCCCTGCTGTCCGAAGTGCAATCGCTGCCGGCGGTGGGGCAGGGTGCGATCGGCATCGAGATCCGCTCCGACGATGCCGAACTGCGCGCGCTGCTGACCCCGTTGCACGATGAGGATTCGGCTGTGTGCGTGCGTGCCGAGCGCGCGCTCAATCACCGTCTCCAGGGTGGGTGCCAGGTTCCGATCGCCGGTTTCGCCGAGATCGATTCGCTGGCTGCAACGCTGCGCCTGCGTGCGCTGGTGGGCAAGATCGATGGCAGCGAGATCGTGCGCGGCGAGATTTCCGGCGCGCGCGCCGATGCCGAAACGCTGGGGGCGACGCTTGCCGATGAGTTGCTGGGCCGTGGCGCGGCGCGCATTCTCGGTGAACTGGCGCAGGCGCACTGA
- a CDS encoding uroporphyrinogen-III synthase → MARSLEGVSVLVTRPAPQGESLVAAIREAGGAALALPLLEIRELERDASADAVFDRLDGFDIAIFISANAVRVALGRWRARGGAWPAQLMCLAIGSATEQALAREGIAATSAAAAMNSEELLALDVLAKVDGRRIVIFKGAGGRDLLAASLRARGAHVSGCALYRRVAPATPTAELARQLARSGVDTVLISSGEGFTNLLGLLGRDLAGTMAGRITLVVPGERVAQLARTSGFMRLEIAANATDEAMLAALRGLAARKRAESEHT, encoded by the coding sequence ATGGCGCGGTCCCTGGAGGGTGTGAGCGTGCTGGTCACGCGACCCGCGCCACAGGGCGAGAGCCTGGTCGCGGCGATTCGCGAAGCCGGTGGCGCAGCACTGGCGCTCCCGTTGCTGGAGATCCGGGAGCTCGAGCGGGACGCGTCCGCGGATGCGGTATTCGATCGGCTGGATGGTTTCGATATCGCGATTTTCATCAGTGCCAACGCGGTGCGTGTGGCGCTGGGGCGCTGGCGCGCGCGGGGAGGCGCATGGCCGGCGCAGCTGATGTGCCTGGCGATCGGCAGCGCCACCGAACAGGCGCTGGCGCGCGAGGGCATTGCAGCGACGAGTGCTGCGGCGGCGATGAACAGCGAGGAATTGCTGGCGCTGGATGTGCTCGCGAAGGTCGATGGCCGGCGGATCGTCATCTTCAAGGGTGCCGGTGGTCGCGATCTGCTCGCCGCGAGCCTGCGTGCACGCGGCGCCCACGTCAGCGGGTGTGCGCTCTATCGGCGCGTGGCACCCGCCACGCCAACCGCCGAGTTGGCGCGGCAATTGGCACGCAGCGGCGTCGATACCGTGTTGATCAGCAGCGGCGAGGGCTTCACCAACCTGCTCGGCTTGCTCGGTCGGGATCTGGCTGGCACGATGGCAGGCAGGATCACCCTGGTGGTTCCCGGTGAACGGGTGGCGCAGCTGGCCCGTACCAGCGGATTCATGCGTCTCGAGATCGCGGCCAATGCCACCGACGAGGCGATGCTCGCCGCGCTCCGCGGCCTGGCCGCGCGCAAACGTGCAGAATCGGAACACACATGA
- a CDS encoding uroporphyrinogen-III C-methyltransferase yields MKQQNSENTVEVLSVETNAPQPAAGRRLLWLALLLLALLMAAGGAYLWTTIDGLRLELAALATHSAAPAGGVADVRVPAMLRSLQNVDQELAALNARLTQLDAQQHAAQASLDVIGSADKRDWALAEVEYLLRLANQSLLMGREVRGALALLDAADEILRKQDDPALHEVRAALARDRASLEAVAGFDVEGLYLRLSALGAQLPMLVVEERSLAQAREASPVAPASDADPRWWTRVRLLLDRYIVVRQRQPVKPLMPLAEEQYLRVNQRLALEQAKLALLATEPAVYRGALQEAAALTRAYFSAEVAANQAFLGELTRLAEVDIAPVLPDISGSLRALRERNTADEG; encoded by the coding sequence ATGAAGCAGCAGAACAGCGAAAACACCGTGGAAGTCCTTTCCGTGGAGACCAATGCCCCGCAGCCGGCGGCCGGACGCAGACTGCTGTGGCTGGCGTTGCTGCTGCTTGCGCTGCTGATGGCCGCAGGTGGTGCTTATCTGTGGACCACGATCGATGGCTTGCGTCTCGAACTGGCGGCGCTCGCAACGCATAGCGCGGCACCGGCCGGTGGCGTGGCCGATGTGCGGGTGCCGGCGATGCTGCGGTCGCTGCAAAATGTGGATCAGGAACTCGCGGCGTTGAATGCGCGCCTGACGCAACTCGATGCGCAACAGCACGCCGCGCAGGCCTCGCTCGATGTGATCGGCAGCGCCGACAAGCGTGACTGGGCACTCGCCGAGGTCGAGTACCTGCTGCGCCTTGCCAACCAGAGCCTGCTGATGGGGCGCGAAGTGCGGGGGGCGCTCGCGCTGCTGGATGCCGCGGACGAGATATTGCGCAAGCAGGATGATCCCGCTTTGCACGAAGTGCGCGCGGCATTGGCGCGCGATCGTGCCAGCCTCGAGGCGGTGGCCGGATTCGATGTCGAGGGGCTTTACCTGCGACTTTCCGCGCTGGGCGCGCAATTGCCGATGCTGGTGGTTGAAGAGCGTTCGCTGGCGCAAGCGCGCGAAGCATCGCCCGTGGCACCCGCAAGTGATGCCGATCCGCGCTGGTGGACACGGGTGCGATTGCTGCTCGATCGCTACATCGTGGTGCGTCAGCGCCAACCGGTGAAGCCACTGATGCCCCTGGCCGAGGAGCAGTACCTGCGGGTCAACCAGCGTTTGGCACTGGAGCAGGCCAAGCTCGCGCTGCTGGCTACCGAGCCCGCGGTGTATCGTGGTGCGCTGCAGGAGGCGGCTGCATTGACGCGCGCGTACTTCAGTGCCGAGGTTGCGGCCAACCAGGCCTTTCTCGGCGAACTGACCCGGCTTGCGGAGGTGGATATCGCGCCCGTGTTGCCCGATATCTCCGGCTCGTTGCGGGCGTTGCGCGAACGCAACACCGCGGACGAGGGCTGA
- the ubiD gene encoding 4-hydroxy-3-polyprenylbenzoate decarboxylase, with the protein MSYRDLREFIAALERMGELKRVAVAVDPRLEVTEICDRTLRRAGPALLFEKPRGSDLPLLANLYGTEHRVALGMGGKDASSLREIGELLAFLRQPDPPRSMREAWNKLPVFRQVLDMAPKLVARGDCQQNILERDDVDLGMLPVQTCWPGDAAPLMTWPLVITRGPHKERQNLGIYRMQVLGRNRLIMRWLSHRGGALDFQEWQRAHPGQPFPVAVALGADPATTLAAVTPVPDTLSEYAFAGLLRGGKTLLVKSTVGTLQVPASAEIVLEGHIYPDDLADEGPFGDHTGYYNEVERFPVFTVERMMFRDNPIYHSTYTGRPPDEPAVLGAALNEVFVPLLQRQFPEIVDFYLPPEGCSYRLAVITMKKQYPGHAKRVMMAAWSFLRQFMYTKFLIVTDDDVNARDWKDVIWAMTTRMDPARDSLILENTPIDYLDFASPVSGLGGKIGFDATNKLPGETTRQWGTPITMDPAIRSRVDQLWSQLGID; encoded by the coding sequence ATGAGCTACCGTGACCTGCGCGAGTTCATCGCGGCGCTCGAGCGCATGGGCGAACTCAAGCGCGTCGCGGTCGCGGTTGACCCCCGCCTCGAAGTCACCGAAATCTGCGACCGCACGCTGCGCCGTGCCGGACCGGCACTGCTGTTCGAAAAGCCACGCGGCTCGGACCTGCCCCTGCTCGCCAATCTCTACGGCACCGAACACCGGGTCGCGCTCGGCATGGGCGGCAAGGACGCCTCGAGCCTGCGCGAAATCGGCGAACTGCTGGCCTTCCTGCGTCAACCCGACCCGCCGCGCAGCATGCGCGAGGCGTGGAACAAGCTGCCGGTGTTCCGCCAGGTGCTGGATATGGCGCCAAAGCTCGTGGCGCGCGGCGACTGCCAGCAGAACATTCTCGAGCGCGATGATGTCGATCTCGGCATGCTGCCGGTGCAGACCTGCTGGCCCGGAGATGCCGCGCCATTGATGACCTGGCCCCTGGTGATCACCCGCGGTCCGCACAAGGAACGCCAGAACCTCGGCATCTACCGCATGCAGGTGCTGGGCAGGAACCGCCTGATCATGCGCTGGCTGTCGCATCGCGGTGGTGCGCTCGACTTCCAGGAGTGGCAGCGGGCGCATCCCGGGCAACCGTTTCCGGTCGCGGTCGCGCTCGGCGCTGATCCGGCAACCACCCTGGCGGCGGTAACGCCAGTTCCCGACACCCTGTCCGAATACGCATTTGCCGGGCTGCTGCGCGGCGGCAAGACCCTGCTGGTCAAGTCAACAGTGGGCACGTTGCAGGTGCCAGCCAGCGCGGAGATCGTGCTGGAGGGGCATATCTACCCCGATGACCTTGCCGACGAGGGCCCGTTCGGCGATCACACCGGGTACTACAACGAAGTGGAGCGTTTCCCGGTCTTTACCGTCGAACGCATGATGTTCCGCGACAATCCGATCTACCACAGCACCTATACCGGGCGCCCGCCCGATGAGCCCGCAGTGCTCGGCGCGGCCCTGAACGAGGTGTTCGTGCCGTTGCTGCAACGTCAGTTTCCGGAAATCGTGGATTTCTACCTGCCACCGGAAGGCTGCTCCTACCGCCTGGCGGTGATTACCATGAAAAAGCAGTATCCGGGTCATGCCAAGCGGGTGATGATGGCGGCCTGGTCGTTCCTGCGCCAGTTCATGTACACCAAGTTCCTGATCGTCACCGATGACGATGTGAACGCCCGTGACTGGAAGGACGTGATCTGGGCGATGACCACGCGCATGGACCCCGCGCGCGACAGCCTGATACTCGAGAACACGCCAATCGATTACCTGGATTTCGCCTCGCCGGTCTCGGGCCTCGGCGGCAAGATCGGGTTCGACGCGACCAACAAGCTCCCCGGTGAAACCACCCGCCAATGGGGCACACCGATCACGATGGACCCGGCCATCAGGAGCCGTGTCGATCAGCTCTGGTCACAGCTCGGTATCGATTGA
- the rho gene encoding transcription termination factor Rho: MNLTELKEKPINELVEMAEAMGIENVARSRKQDIIFSLLKRHAKSGEDISGDGVLEILSDGFGFLRSADSSYLAGPDDIYVSPSQIRRFNLRTGDTISGKIRPPKDGERYFALLKVSDINFSGSDSARQKVLFENLTPLFPEERLKLEQGNGSSQDLSGRIMDLVSPIGKGQRGLIVSPPKAGKTLILQNIAQSIVRNNPECHLIVLLIDERPEEVTDMERSVRAEVVASTFDEPPSRHVQVADMVIEKAKRLVEHQKDVVILLDSITRLARAFNTIVPSSGKVLTGGVDAHALERPKRFFGTARNIEEGGSLTIIATALIDTGSKMDEVIYEEFKGTGNMELHLDRRIAEKRVFPAINIRRSGTRREELLTSDEELNRMWILRKLLHSMEDIDATEFLVDKLKESKTNEEFFNSMKRK; encoded by the coding sequence ATGAACCTTACCGAACTCAAAGAAAAGCCGATCAATGAACTTGTCGAGATGGCCGAGGCCATGGGCATCGAAAACGTTGCCCGCTCGCGCAAGCAGGACATCATCTTCTCGTTGCTCAAGCGTCACGCCAAAAGCGGCGAGGACATATCGGGCGACGGCGTGCTCGAGATACTCTCGGACGGATTCGGATTCCTGCGCTCCGCCGACAGCAGCTATCTCGCCGGCCCCGATGACATCTACGTCTCGCCAAGCCAGATCCGGCGCTTCAACCTGCGCACCGGTGACACGATTTCCGGCAAGATCCGGCCACCGAAGGACGGCGAGCGCTACTTCGCGCTGCTCAAGGTCAGTGACATCAATTTCTCGGGTTCCGATTCGGCTCGCCAGAAGGTGCTGTTCGAGAACCTCACGCCGTTGTTTCCGGAGGAGCGCCTCAAGCTCGAGCAGGGCAACGGCAGCAGCCAGGATCTCTCGGGGCGGATCATGGACCTGGTGTCCCCGATCGGCAAAGGCCAGCGCGGGCTGATCGTCTCGCCACCCAAGGCCGGCAAGACCCTGATCCTGCAGAACATCGCGCAATCGATCGTGCGCAACAATCCCGAATGCCACCTGATCGTGCTGCTGATCGACGAGCGCCCGGAAGAGGTCACCGACATGGAGCGCTCGGTGCGCGCTGAAGTCGTGGCCAGCACCTTTGACGAGCCTCCGTCGCGTCACGTACAGGTGGCCGACATGGTGATAGAAAAGGCCAAGCGTCTGGTCGAGCACCAGAAGGACGTGGTGATCCTGCTCGACTCCATCACTCGCCTGGCACGGGCGTTCAACACCATCGTGCCCTCGTCGGGCAAGGTGCTGACCGGCGGCGTCGATGCGCATGCCCTGGAGCGGCCCAAGCGCTTCTTCGGTACCGCACGCAATATCGAGGAAGGCGGCAGCCTCACCATCATCGCCACCGCGCTGATCGATACCGGTTCGAAAATGGACGAGGTGATCTACGAGGAATTCAAGGGCACCGGCAACATGGAACTGCACCTCGACCGGCGTATCGCCGAAAAGCGCGTGTTCCCGGCCATCAATATCCGCCGTTCCGGAACCCGCCGCGAGGAGTTGCTGACCAGCGACGAGGAACTCAACCGGATGTGGATCCTGCGCAAGCTGCTGCATTCGATGGAAGACATCGACGCCACCGAATTCCTGGTCGACAAGCTCAAGGAATCGAAGACCAACGAAGAGTTCTTCAACTCGATGAAGCGCAAGTAA
- a CDS encoding HAD-IIB family hydrolase: protein MRYLALATDYDGTLASNDRVSEPAVRALERLRVSGRRAILVTGRRLDDLLALCSCVQLFDLIVAENGAVVYAPDSREETRLGNPPSAMLIQGLRARGVAPLEIGQVLVATHAPHRAAVQDVIWELGLEVQVIGNRGAVMVLPAGVNKATGLEHALCELGLSRHEVVGIGDAENDHSFLERCECAVAVANAAPSIKQIAALVTAAENGNGVIELIDELISDDLRRLEGSLSQNLISLGKRTDGTTVQLSPYGHNMLVAGPSGCGKSTLAAGIIERLIEKDYQVCIVDPEGDYGTLRDVVALGNQWRSPSVAEVLAILEDPKINLSVNLLGISLDERPNFFAQLAPNLQAMRARTGRPHWLVVDEAHHLLPDTWGHAASVLPQRLHETILVTVHPDHVAPEILAPIDVVVAIGHSPEKTLEEFAGAAGRSIAWPVDLVYQADRVVVWLNKGGHAPFAMQAQPGRAQRIRHHRKYAEGNLRWHSFYFRGPDNHHNLKAQNLVVFCQIAQGIDESTWMYHLRRGDYSRWFRHAIKDDHLADETERVECRADLEPWQTRQMIEELVNARYTLPE, encoded by the coding sequence ATGCGTTACCTTGCGCTCGCAACGGACTATGACGGCACGCTGGCTTCAAATGACAGAGTGTCAGAGCCGGCGGTGCGCGCCCTTGAGCGCCTGAGGGTATCCGGCAGGCGGGCCATCCTGGTCACGGGTCGTCGGCTCGACGACCTGCTTGCGCTCTGTTCCTGCGTGCAACTGTTCGATCTCATCGTCGCCGAGAACGGCGCAGTCGTCTATGCTCCGGACAGCCGCGAAGAGACGCGGCTTGGCAACCCACCTTCCGCAATGCTGATACAGGGCCTGCGGGCGCGCGGGGTCGCGCCACTCGAGATCGGACAGGTCCTGGTGGCGACGCACGCACCGCACCGCGCGGCCGTTCAGGACGTGATCTGGGAACTCGGCCTCGAGGTCCAGGTGATCGGTAATCGCGGCGCGGTGATGGTGCTCCCGGCTGGCGTCAACAAGGCGACCGGCCTCGAGCACGCGCTGTGCGAGCTGGGCCTTTCGCGCCACGAGGTGGTGGGCATCGGCGACGCGGAAAACGATCATTCGTTTCTGGAGCGCTGTGAGTGCGCCGTGGCGGTGGCCAACGCGGCACCGTCCATCAAGCAGATCGCCGCCCTGGTAACGGCGGCCGAAAATGGCAATGGTGTCATCGAACTGATCGACGAGTTGATCAGCGACGATTTGCGCCGACTGGAAGGCTCACTTTCGCAAAACCTGATTTCGCTCGGGAAACGCACAGACGGGACCACCGTACAACTCTCGCCCTACGGCCACAACATGCTCGTTGCCGGTCCTTCCGGCTGCGGCAAGTCCACGCTCGCCGCCGGCATCATCGAACGGCTCATCGAGAAGGATTACCAGGTCTGCATTGTCGATCCGGAAGGCGATTACGGAACCTTGCGCGATGTCGTGGCTCTCGGCAACCAGTGGCGCTCCCCGAGCGTCGCCGAGGTATTGGCGATCCTCGAGGACCCCAAGATCAACCTGAGCGTCAATCTCCTCGGCATCTCGCTGGATGAGCGGCCGAATTTTTTCGCCCAACTTGCACCGAACCTGCAGGCCATGCGTGCCCGGACCGGGCGGCCACACTGGCTGGTCGTGGACGAAGCGCACCATCTGTTGCCCGACACCTGGGGGCACGCCGCGTCCGTGCTGCCTCAACGACTCCACGAAACCATTCTGGTCACCGTGCATCCCGACCACGTGGCCCCGGAAATCCTCGCGCCGATTGACGTTGTTGTGGCCATCGGGCATTCGCCCGAAAAGACCCTCGAGGAATTCGCCGGGGCGGCGGGGCGGTCGATTGCCTGGCCCGTGGATCTGGTCTACCAGGCAGATCGCGTTGTCGTATGGCTCAACAAAGGCGGGCACGCACCATTCGCGATGCAGGCACAACCCGGGCGGGCCCAGCGTATCCGCCACCACCGCAAGTATGCGGAAGGCAATCTGCGTTGGCACAGTTTCTATTTCCGCGGCCCGGACAACCATCACAACCTGAAGGCCCAGAACCTCGTCGTCTTCTGCCAGATCGCCCAGGGTATCGATGAGTCGACCTGGATGTACCATCTCCGTCGTGGCGACTACTCGCGCTGGTTCCGCCACGCGATCAAGGACGATCATCTCGCCGACGAGACGGAACGCGTCGAATGTCGCGCTGACCTCGAGCCCTGGCAGACGCGGCAGATGATTGAAGAATTGGTGAATGCCCGCTACACGCTGCCGGAATAA
- the rnk gene encoding nucleoside diphosphate kinase regulator — MNERPGIILTSQDLDRLQTLLDTLPAATFPGKTELQMELDRAEVVAPQSVPPDVVTMNSKVRFALESGEEFCLTLVYPKDMDGSAERISILAPVGSALLGLSAGEHIEWPRPGGGMMKVRLVEVVYQPERTGEFHR, encoded by the coding sequence ATGAACGAACGACCAGGAATTATCTTGACATCACAGGATCTGGATCGTCTGCAGACGCTTCTTGATACGTTGCCGGCGGCCACTTTCCCGGGCAAGACCGAACTGCAGATGGAACTCGATCGCGCCGAGGTCGTTGCGCCGCAGAGCGTGCCGCCCGATGTGGTGACGATGAACAGCAAGGTGCGCTTTGCCCTGGAGTCGGGGGAAGAGTTTTGCCTGACACTGGTATACCCGAAGGACATGGATGGCAGCGCCGAACGTATCTCGATACTCGCGCCCGTTGGTAGCGCGCTGTTGGGGCTGTCCGCGGGTGAACATATCGAGTGGCCCCGACCGGGGGGCGGCATGATGAAGGTGCGTCTTGTGGAAGTCGTCTACCAACCCGAGCGGACCGGCGAGTTCCACCGCTAG
- the trxA gene encoding thioredoxin TrxA, whose translation MSDSIVHVTDASFEEQVLKSTLPVLVDYWAEWCGPCKMIAPVLEEIAREYAGRLKVCKLDVDANNETPNRYSVRGIPTLMIFMNGNTEATKVGAVSKSQLASFIDAAIA comes from the coding sequence ATGAGCGATTCCATTGTCCACGTCACCGATGCCAGCTTCGAGGAGCAGGTGTTGAAGTCGACACTCCCGGTTCTCGTGGATTACTGGGCCGAATGGTGCGGGCCCTGCAAGATGATTGCCCCGGTGCTCGAGGAGATCGCGCGCGAGTATGCCGGGCGTCTGAAAGTGTGCAAGCTGGACGTCGATGCCAACAACGAGACACCCAATCGCTACAGCGTGCGCGGCATCCCGACGCTGATGATCTTCATGAACGGGAATACCGAAGCCACCAAGGTAGGTGCCGTCAGCAAGAGCCAGCTGGCCTCGTTCATCGACGCCGCGATTGCCTGA
- a CDS encoding TIGR02444 family protein, with product MSSVSQQHESRARVAVRAPGTGAGPAFWSFALECYDRPGVQSQCLELQDRYAAEVLVLLFLCWRASCGDVLDMTRLRALCERSAPLARQLIGPLRAARRALKSAAQTSGSVELAQAAARLQAAELRAECLQACWLAQAGLLPVCVSRSGERATQAGTSIADYLRLLGVESAVAQRRADSLAAAVSGS from the coding sequence ATGAGCAGCGTATCGCAGCAGCATGAATCACGCGCCCGCGTTGCCGTGCGAGCGCCCGGGACAGGTGCGGGCCCGGCATTCTGGAGCTTTGCTCTCGAGTGCTACGACCGACCAGGAGTGCAATCACAGTGTCTCGAGTTGCAGGACCGGTACGCGGCCGAGGTGCTGGTGCTGCTGTTCCTGTGCTGGCGCGCCAGTTGCGGTGATGTCTTGGACATGACGCGCCTGCGCGCGTTGTGCGAACGCTCCGCACCGCTGGCACGTCAGCTCATCGGTCCGTTGCGTGCCGCCCGCCGCGCGCTGAAATCCGCCGCGCAGACAAGCGGCTCGGTCGAGCTCGCGCAGGCCGCGGCGCGGCTGCAGGCCGCCGAGTTGCGGGCCGAATGTCTGCAGGCGTGCTGGCTTGCGCAAGCCGGGCTGTTGCCGGTGTGCGTCAGCCGGAGCGGCGAGCGCGCCACGCAGGCGGGCACCTCGATTGCCGACTACCTGCGTTTGCTGGGAGTCGAATCCGCGGTGGCGCAACGCCGCGCCGATTCGCTGGCCGCGGCCGTGTCCGGATCCTGA
- a CDS encoding FKBP-type peptidyl-prolyl cis-trans isomerase, with product MSRSFSLPVLFSLSLFALGACSDAKPPETAAKPATLETDQQRMGYGLGVSVGRQFRGDGLQVDADALVRGVREGFSSDTLSMTEEEIGAAMQQLQEGHAERMKAEQEDIATRNKAEADAFLAKNGAEEGVVTTASGLQYKIITAADGAKPSAEDTVKVHYRGTLLDGTEFDSSYKRGEPVTFPVGGVIPGWVEALQLMPVGSKWNLYIPADLAYGPGGAGGQIGPNAMLTFEVELLAIEPPQAKDGE from the coding sequence ATGAGCCGTTCTTTCTCGTTGCCCGTGCTTTTCAGCCTTTCGCTGTTTGCCCTGGGGGCTTGCAGCGATGCCAAGCCACCTGAGACCGCTGCCAAGCCGGCAACCCTCGAAACGGACCAGCAGCGCATGGGCTACGGGCTTGGAGTGTCGGTTGGCCGCCAGTTCCGCGGTGACGGCCTGCAGGTCGATGCCGATGCGCTGGTGCGCGGGGTGCGCGAGGGCTTCAGCAGCGACACGCTCAGCATGACGGAGGAAGAGATCGGTGCCGCGATGCAGCAGCTTCAGGAAGGGCATGCCGAGCGGATGAAAGCCGAGCAGGAAGATATTGCCACGCGCAACAAGGCCGAAGCCGACGCATTCCTGGCCAAGAACGGCGCCGAAGAAGGCGTGGTGACCACGGCAAGCGGTCTGCAGTACAAGATCATCACGGCGGCCGACGGTGCCAAGCCGAGCGCAGAGGATACCGTCAAGGTGCATTATCGCGGGACGCTGCTCGATGGCACCGAATTCGACAGCTCCTACAAGCGCGGCGAACCGGTGACATTCCCGGTAGGTGGCGTGATTCCGGGGTGGGTCGAGGCGCTGCAACTGATGCCGGTCGGCTCGAAGTGGAACCTCTACATTCCCGCGGACCTGGCTTATGGCCCCGGCGGCGCAGGCGGTCAGATCGGGCCGAATGCGATGCTCACGTTCGAAGTGGAGCTGCTCGCTATCGAGCCGCCGCAAGCGAAAGACGGTGAATGA
- a CDS encoding Rsd/AlgQ family anti-sigma factor yields the protein MKNGKLNAAQQWQNVDSLLRRWLAERQQLLSLFCSLSSAATETPPRTSAQPKIDRFCEILVDYVSAGHFEVYCELLDEGARRGARGSHEAAALYQQIVPTTAVALDFNDRYLRRAGCTNFAADLSELGQVLASRFDWEDELVRLLHLGSRAVA from the coding sequence ATGAAAAACGGCAAACTCAATGCTGCCCAACAATGGCAAAACGTGGATTCACTGCTGCGCCGCTGGCTCGCCGAACGCCAGCAGTTACTGAGCCTGTTCTGCTCGCTGAGCAGCGCCGCGACAGAAACGCCGCCGCGCACCAGCGCCCAGCCGAAAATCGATCGCTTTTGCGAAATACTGGTCGATTATGTTTCGGCCGGGCATTTCGAAGTCTATTGCGAGTTGCTCGACGAGGGGGCGCGCCGCGGTGCCCGTGGCAGCCACGAAGCCGCCGCACTGTACCAACAAATCGTTCCGACCACGGCGGTGGCGCTCGACTTCAACGACCGCTACCTGCGCCGCGCCGGATGCACCAATTTCGCTGCGGATCTTTCCGAACTTGGCCAGGTGCTGGCCTCGCGCTTCGACTGGGAAGACGAGTTGGTCCGTCTCCTGCACCTCGGATCGCGCGCCGTCGCCTGA